The Pseudomonas sp. R4-35-07 genome contains a region encoding:
- a CDS encoding copper chaperone PCu(A)C translates to MLKSSLLLAALLLPVFSAANADDYKVGDLLVSDPWSQELPPNAPTVAAYFVIHNTGASPDRLLSVETSVAEKAELHEHVMQGDLMKMQQVPSVAVPAKGELTFAPMAYHVMLLGLKDRSLLADGKQFPLTLTFEKAGKVDVNVSVQKTPPVAAHAHQHAQ, encoded by the coding sequence ATGCTCAAATCTTCCCTGCTTCTGGCGGCGTTGCTGCTGCCGGTGTTCAGTGCCGCCAATGCCGATGACTACAAGGTCGGCGACCTGTTGGTCAGCGATCCCTGGTCCCAGGAATTGCCGCCGAATGCGCCCACCGTTGCGGCGTACTTCGTGATTCATAACACCGGCGCTTCCCCGGACCGCCTGCTCAGCGTCGAAACCAGCGTCGCCGAAAAAGCCGAGTTGCACGAGCATGTGATGCAAGGCGACCTGATGAAGATGCAACAAGTGCCCAGCGTCGCCGTGCCGGCCAAGGGCGAGCTGACCTTCGCGCCGATGGCTTACCACGTCATGCTGCTGGGCCTCAAGGACCGCAGCCTGTTGGCCGACGGCAAGCAGTTCCCGCTGACCCTGACCTTTGAGAAGGCCGGCAAGGTCGACGTGAACGTATCGGTGCAGAAAACGCCGCCGGTGGCCGCCCACGCGCATCAGCACGCCCAATAG
- a CDS encoding DUF2946 domain-containing protein has translation MARQRFAIAWIACLAVLFNAFAMPLAGAMQQVDDPVKRLMWGSFCSSNGASLKTLALSTLEVPPAPDDHSAMQHCWCCSGSASWVALPGHVPQLYVTRFEALRSLPAPALQNPTPRQQWPSLNPRASPTV, from the coding sequence ATGGCCCGTCAACGCTTTGCAATTGCCTGGATCGCCTGCCTTGCAGTGCTGTTCAATGCGTTTGCCATGCCGCTAGCCGGTGCGATGCAGCAGGTGGATGACCCGGTCAAGCGGTTGATGTGGGGCAGTTTCTGCTCTTCCAACGGCGCCAGCTTGAAGACGCTAGCCCTAAGCACGCTGGAGGTTCCCCCGGCGCCGGATGATCACTCTGCCATGCAGCATTGCTGGTGTTGCTCAGGTTCGGCATCGTGGGTAGCGTTGCCGGGGCATGTGCCGCAGCTGTATGTCACACGGTTCGAGGCCCTGCGCAGCCTGCCGGCGCCTGCACTGCAAAACCCCACGCCACGCCAGCAATGGCCGAGCCTCAACCCCCGCGCCTCTCCAACGGTCTGA
- a CDS encoding addiction module antidote protein produces the protein MTQFKDFDIAEHLKTPEDMAEYLEASFEEDAGDGVLIRSALNNIARAQGMTQVARDAGLGRESLYKALSSAGNPEFATIMKVMKALGLKLHATAI, from the coding sequence ATGACTCAATTTAAGGATTTTGACATAGCCGAGCATCTCAAGACCCCGGAGGACATGGCTGAATATCTTGAAGCCTCCTTCGAAGAAGATGCCGGTGACGGTGTGCTGATTCGTTCAGCTCTTAACAACATCGCCCGCGCCCAAGGCATGACGCAGGTAGCCCGCGATGCCGGCCTCGGACGAGAAAGTCTGTACAAAGCCCTCTCCAGCGCCGGCAATCCCGAGTTCGCGACTATCATGAAGGTCATGAAGGCGTTGGGCCTCAAGCTTCACGCCACGGCGATCTGA
- a CDS encoding type II toxin-antitoxin system RelE/ParE family toxin, with translation MIRFKRSDEFQEWLDSSRGRPARGRVLVRLDNAMRGNFGDCETVGHGVSEMRIHYGPGYRVYFTRIGELVYLLLIGGDKSTQKRDIQRAKHIADQFGKEQ, from the coding sequence ATGATTCGATTCAAGAGATCCGACGAGTTTCAGGAGTGGCTAGATTCGTCACGCGGCAGACCCGCCCGTGGTCGTGTGCTGGTCAGATTGGATAACGCGATGAGGGGCAATTTTGGAGACTGCGAAACCGTAGGGCATGGCGTATCGGAAATGCGCATCCACTATGGCCCAGGCTACCGGGTGTATTTCACGCGCATAGGTGAGCTGGTTTACCTGCTGTTGATAGGTGGCGATAAATCGACGCAAAAACGCGATATCCAGCGTGCAAAACACATTGCAGATCAATTTGGAAAGGAGCAGTGA
- a CDS encoding DUF6124 family protein — MIKPTPNPPIRLFTVADGISTEDLLVNLSETLASANALSCDIAFNLEGAPREELLGVAQLIELAQLLADRVNDVGQATAAGS; from the coding sequence ATGATCAAACCCACCCCCAATCCCCCCATCCGGCTGTTCACCGTGGCCGACGGCATCAGCACCGAAGACCTGCTGGTCAACCTCAGCGAAACACTCGCCTCGGCCAATGCGCTGAGTTGCGACATTGCCTTTAACCTGGAAGGCGCACCACGCGAGGAATTGCTGGGCGTTGCGCAGTTGATCGAGCTGGCGCAGTTGTTGGCTGATCGTGTGAACGATGTCGGGCAGGCCACAGCGGCAGGCAGCTGA
- a CDS encoding cobalt-precorrin-6A reductase, with amino-acid sequence MKRILLLGGVTEALAIARTLGPEHIYSLAGVGRVPTDLTCQVRVGGYGGAEGLAQFVQDAGISLILDATHPYAAQISQNAARAAQLCGVPCWALRRPAWRPQAGDDWREVSDWAELTEALKPFNRPLFTLGREPLQHLDEIPAEQFWTLRALEVYPGNARCEVIGARGPFLIEDERALFERHRIDVLISKNSGSTATEPKLEVARERGVPVLVLKRPMLAAVDREFITVAAALEAIHAH; translated from the coding sequence ATGAAACGGATTCTGCTGCTGGGCGGCGTGACCGAAGCGCTGGCCATCGCGCGAACGTTAGGGCCGGAACATATCTACAGCCTGGCGGGCGTGGGACGTGTGCCGACCGATCTGACCTGCCAAGTGCGGGTCGGCGGTTACGGTGGCGCTGAGGGCTTGGCGCAGTTTGTTCAGGATGCGGGGATCAGCCTGATCCTCGACGCGACCCATCCTTATGCAGCGCAGATCAGCCAGAACGCGGCGCGGGCGGCGCAGTTGTGCGGTGTGCCCTGCTGGGCGTTGCGCCGACCGGCATGGCGGCCGCAGGCCGGTGACGATTGGCGTGAGGTCAGTGATTGGGCCGAGCTGACCGAAGCACTCAAACCGTTCAATCGTCCCCTCTTCACCTTGGGTCGCGAACCGTTGCAGCATCTCGACGAAATCCCCGCCGAACAGTTCTGGACGCTGCGCGCGCTGGAGGTGTATCCGGGCAATGCGCGCTGTGAAGTGATTGGCGCACGTGGGCCGTTCCTGATTGAAGACGAGCGTGCGCTGTTTGAACGGCACCGGATTGATGTGCTGATCAGCAAGAACAGTGGCAGCACAGCCACCGAGCCGAAGCTGGAAGTGGCGCGGGAACGGGGGGTGCCGGTGTTGGTGTTGAAGCGGCCGATGTTGGCGGCGGTGGATCGGGAGTTCATCACAGTGGCAGCGGCCTTAGAGGCCATCCACGCTCACTGA
- the cbiE gene encoding precorrin-6y C5,15-methyltransferase (decarboxylating) subunit CbiE, producing the protein MSPWLTVIGIGEDGFKGLGRNARHALLRATRIIGAQRQLDLLPVCIRGERELWPSPFSLEPVLARRGEPVCVLASGDPMFYGVGASLARQIAAQELLIVPAPSSVSLAAARLGWPLQDVVTLSVVARPVAAINAHLASGVRLLVLSNDGGSPALIAAVLTEAGFGPSRLSVFEHLGGASERRIDGLAEDWQHHSAADLNLVAIECLASPDTPRLSRLAGLPDSAFKHDGQLTKRDVRAMTLARLAPMPGELLWDVGAGSGSIGIEWMRTHPSCRALAIEADAGRQNLIEHNRDALGVPGLHLVRGTAPDALHGLPTPDAIFIGGGVTRDGVLDSCWQQLRPGGRLVANAVTLQSEMTLMNWRAEHGGELTRIHVAQAQPLGEFDTWRQALPITLLEVVKPL; encoded by the coding sequence ATGTCGCCCTGGCTGACGGTAATAGGCATCGGTGAAGACGGCTTCAAGGGCCTGGGCAGAAACGCCCGGCACGCCTTGTTGCGCGCCACGCGGATTATAGGGGCGCAGCGCCAGTTGGACCTGCTGCCGGTGTGCATTCGCGGTGAGCGCGAGTTGTGGCCGAGCCCGTTCTCCCTGGAACCGGTACTGGCGCGGCGCGGAGAACCGGTGTGCGTATTGGCCAGTGGCGATCCGATGTTCTATGGCGTGGGCGCCAGCCTGGCGCGACAGATTGCGGCGCAAGAGTTGCTGATTGTGCCCGCGCCGTCGTCGGTATCCCTTGCAGCCGCGCGTTTGGGCTGGCCGTTACAGGACGTGGTGACGTTATCCGTGGTGGCTCGGCCCGTCGCGGCAATCAACGCGCATCTGGCCAGCGGTGTGCGTTTGTTAGTGCTGAGTAATGACGGTGGCAGCCCTGCGTTGATCGCGGCTGTGTTGACCGAGGCAGGGTTCGGGCCGAGCCGATTGAGCGTGTTTGAACACTTGGGCGGGGCGAGTGAGCGACGTATCGACGGCCTGGCCGAGGATTGGCAGCACCACTCGGCCGCCGATCTGAACCTGGTCGCCATCGAGTGCCTGGCCTCGCCCGACACGCCACGCCTGTCGCGCCTGGCAGGCTTGCCGGATAGCGCCTTTAAGCACGACGGCCAACTGACCAAGCGCGATGTGCGCGCCATGACCCTCGCGCGCCTGGCCCCCATGCCGGGCGAGCTGCTGTGGGATGTAGGTGCGGGCAGCGGTTCCATCGGTATCGAATGGATGCGCACTCATCCCAGTTGCCGCGCACTGGCGATTGAAGCCGACGCAGGCCGCCAAAACTTGATCGAACACAATCGCGACGCCCTCGGCGTGCCCGGCCTGCACCTGGTACGCGGCACCGCCCCGGACGCCTTGCATGGCTTGCCGACACCCGACGCCATCTTCATCGGCGGCGGCGTCACCCGCGACGGCGTGCTCGACAGCTGTTGGCAACAGCTGCGCCCCGGCGGTCGACTCGTCGCCAACGCCGTAACCCTGCAAAGTGAAATGACCCTGATGAACTGGCGCGCCGAGCATGGCGGCGAACTCACGCGCATCCATGTGGCCCAGGCCCAGCCGCTGGGCGAGTTCGATACCTGGCGCCAGGCATTGCCGATTACCTTGCTGGAAGTGGTCAAGCCGCTATGA
- the cobG gene encoding precorrin-3B synthase yields MPSDKAGIIPRLYPSTGSPVKPTPALNTLRPSACPGLLRIVQALDGGICRIKLAGGSITAAQANAVADAAQAYAGGVIEATNRANLQIRGIGAEQEALIAMLLAAGLGPSNAGGDDVRNLMLSPSAGIDPQMLFDTRPLAGQILATLENHPRFHELSAKFAVQLDGFEALAMLEHHHDLWLSAFEQAGETLLAFGLAGCPGLNAPLAAVRLDQGHALVVAVLEAFLDLATPEQTRMRHLAVDNLLSRLRLPLLPADGFNRPASSASGHLGSYPQRQQDRFYVTAAAPLGRLDSAMLKGAAQLACEYGDATLRFTPWQGVLLPNLTQPGVVTEQLVQLGFLCAADQPLARLIACTGSSGCGKGLSDTKTDAVQLAGLRPGHAVHLSGCPRSCAAAHTAPVTLLAVSPGHYDLYFRDAAHPGFGRLHARTLSIDAAGALLRARPRSNTDD; encoded by the coding sequence ATGCCGTCGGACAAAGCAGGCATAATACCGCGCCTTTACCCGTCAACCGGAAGCCCCGTGAAGCCAACGCCCGCTCTGAATACCTTGCGCCCCTCGGCTTGTCCGGGGTTGTTGCGCATCGTCCAGGCGTTGGACGGCGGTATTTGTCGGATCAAACTGGCCGGTGGCTCGATCACCGCGGCCCAGGCCAACGCCGTGGCGGACGCTGCCCAGGCGTACGCGGGCGGGGTGATCGAGGCGACCAACCGCGCCAACCTGCAGATTCGCGGGATCGGCGCCGAGCAGGAGGCCTTGATCGCGATGCTGCTGGCGGCAGGCCTCGGCCCGAGCAATGCGGGCGGTGATGACGTGCGCAACCTGATGCTCAGCCCCAGCGCCGGCATCGACCCACAGATGCTGTTCGACACACGCCCCCTGGCCGGGCAGATCCTCGCCACCCTGGAAAACCATCCACGCTTTCATGAGCTGTCGGCCAAATTCGCCGTGCAGCTGGATGGCTTCGAGGCCTTGGCGATGCTCGAACATCATCACGATCTGTGGCTGTCGGCCTTCGAACAGGCGGGTGAAACCCTGCTCGCGTTCGGCCTGGCCGGCTGTCCTGGCCTGAATGCACCGTTGGCCGCTGTGCGCTTGGACCAAGGCCATGCGCTGGTGGTGGCCGTGCTCGAAGCCTTTCTCGACCTGGCCACGCCGGAACAAACGCGCATGCGCCATCTGGCTGTGGATAACTTACTGAGCCGCCTGCGCCTGCCGCTACTGCCTGCGGATGGCTTCAACCGCCCGGCCAGCAGCGCTTCGGGCCATCTGGGCAGTTATCCACAGCGCCAGCAAGACCGGTTCTATGTCACCGCCGCCGCGCCATTGGGCCGCCTGGATTCGGCGATGCTCAAGGGCGCCGCACAGCTGGCCTGCGAGTATGGCGACGCCACCTTGCGGTTCACCCCTTGGCAGGGCGTGCTGCTGCCTAACCTCACACAGCCAGGCGTGGTGACCGAACAGTTGGTGCAACTGGGCTTTCTCTGCGCCGCCGACCAACCCCTGGCGCGCCTGATCGCCTGCACCGGTTCCAGCGGCTGCGGCAAAGGCTTGTCGGATACCAAAACCGACGCCGTGCAATTGGCCGGCCTGCGACCGGGTCACGCTGTTCACTTGTCCGGCTGCCCGCGCTCCTGCGCCGCCGCACACACTGCGCCGGTCACCTTGCTGGCGGTGAGCCCCGGCCACTACGACCTCTATTTTCGCGACGCTGCTCATCCAGGTTTTGGCCGGCTGCACGCGCGCACTCTTTCTATTGACGCGGCGGGCGCCTTGCTGCGCGCTCGCCCACGGAGCAACACCGATGATTGA
- a CDS encoding precorrin-8X methylmutase produces MIDYIRDGQEIYRNSFAIIRAEANLARIPADLEKLAVRVIHACGMVEAIDGLQFSDGAGKAGRDALAAGAPILCDARMVSEGVTRARLPANNKVICTLRDDSVPELARELGNTRSAAALELWRPHLAGSVVVIGNAPTALFYLLEMLDAGAPKPALILGFPVGFVGAAESKAMLAADSRGVPFVIMQGRLGGSAMAAAAVNALATEVE; encoded by the coding sequence ATGATTGATTACATCCGCGACGGTCAGGAGATCTATCGCAACTCCTTCGCCATCATTCGCGCGGAGGCGAACCTGGCGCGTATCCCGGCGGATCTGGAGAAACTCGCGGTGCGGGTGATTCATGCATGCGGCATGGTCGAGGCCATCGACGGCCTGCAATTTTCCGACGGCGCAGGCAAGGCCGGGCGCGACGCGCTCGCGGCGGGCGCACCGATTTTATGCGATGCGCGGATGGTCTCCGAAGGCGTGACCCGTGCGCGCCTGCCGGCCAACAACAAGGTGATCTGCACCCTGCGTGACGACAGCGTGCCGGAGCTGGCGCGCGAGCTTGGCAACACACGCTCCGCCGCTGCCCTGGAACTTTGGCGCCCGCATTTGGCCGGCAGCGTGGTAGTGATCGGCAACGCACCGACCGCCTTGTTCTACCTGTTGGAAATGCTCGACGCCGGCGCGCCGAAACCGGCGTTGATCCTTGGTTTTCCGGTGGGTTTCGTCGGTGCCGCCGAATCCAAGGCGATGCTCGCCGCCGACAGCCGGGGTGTGCCGTTCGTGATCATGCAGGGCCGCCTGGGTGGCAGCGCCATGGCCGCCGCCGCCGTCAATGCGCTCGCCACGGAGGTTGAATAA
- a CDS encoding precorrin-2 C(20)-methyltransferase, with product MPARGRLIGLGVGPGDPELITLKALRLLRESPVVAYFVAKGKKGNAFGIIEDHLVPQQTLMPLVYPVTTEALPAPLSYEQVISDFYDTASVDVAAHLDAGRDVAVICEGDPFFYGSYMYLHDRLAERYEAQVIPGVCSMLGGASVLGAPLVYRNQSLSVLSGVLPHDDLKRRLADADAAVIMKLGRNFPKVRQVLEELGLAGRALYVERATMANQKIVPLDQVEPMSSPYFSLIIVPGERWQG from the coding sequence ATGCCTGCACGCGGACGTCTGATCGGCCTGGGTGTAGGCCCCGGCGACCCGGAACTGATCACCCTCAAGGCCCTGCGCCTGCTGCGCGAATCGCCGGTGGTGGCGTACTTCGTGGCCAAGGGCAAGAAGGGCAATGCCTTCGGCATCATCGAAGACCACCTGGTGCCCCAGCAAACCCTGATGCCGCTGGTGTACCCGGTGACCACCGAGGCGCTGCCGGCGCCGCTGTCCTATGAGCAAGTGATCAGCGATTTCTACGACACGGCCAGCGTCGACGTGGCCGCGCACCTGGATGCCGGCCGCGATGTGGCGGTGATCTGCGAAGGCGACCCGTTCTTCTACGGCTCCTACATGTACCTGCATGACCGCCTCGCCGAACGCTATGAGGCGCAGGTCATCCCGGGCGTGTGTTCGATGCTGGGCGGTGCTTCGGTATTGGGCGCGCCGCTGGTGTATCGCAATCAGAGCCTGTCGGTGCTCTCTGGCGTGTTGCCCCACGATGACCTAAAACGCCGGCTGGCGGATGCGGATGCGGCGGTGATCATGAAGCTGGGGCGCAACTTTCCCAAGGTGCGCCAGGTATTGGAAGAACTCGGTCTGGCCGGGCGCGCGCTGTACGTGGAGCGCGCCACTATGGCCAATCAGAAAATTGTGCCGCTGGATCAGGTGGAGCCGATGTCGTCGCCGTATTTCTCGTTGATCATCGTGCCCGGTGAACGGTGGCAAGGTTGA
- the cobJ gene encoding precorrin-3B C(17)-methyltransferase yields MSPAIVILGQGSLATARRIQQLYPAALIHGLDGRVEGADQRYSEFGATLRQLYQQGTPLIALCAAGIVIRTLAPLLLEKGAEPAVLAVAEDGSAVVPLLGGLGGVNVMAREIAAALGVAAAITTSGELRFGTCLLNPPTGYALADLELGKRFVSDLLAGESVRIEGAAPWLEQANLPQDPQARLAIHVGSAERTPAANELLIYPKTVCVTCKPGAHLAARVRTALQEAGVAVQALACLLASDTQMAEASLHEAASELGVPLRFAKLEPHADITLSVAEQPVDVSQVGRPRGRLAVIGLGPGAADLMVPAVKAELARCTDVLGYETYVRMAGPFRDDQVQHCTDNREEMQRARHAFELAAQGRSVVVVSSGDPGVFAMAAAVIEALHESSDPAWHQVDLQILPGVSASLATAAQAGAPLGHDFCVMSLSDNLKPWSIIEKRLELASQADLALAFYNPISRARPWQLGRALEIVAQHRTPETPVVLGRDIGRPGQTLRVTTLGQLTPDQVDMRTMVLVGSSTTCTFARAGGGEWVYTPRWYGGKPAS; encoded by the coding sequence ATGAGCCCGGCGATTGTCATTCTGGGCCAGGGCAGCCTGGCGACCGCGCGCAGGATCCAGCAACTTTACCCGGCTGCGCTGATCCATGGCCTGGACGGTCGGGTTGAGGGTGCAGACCAACGCTACAGCGAATTCGGCGCCACCCTGCGCCAGCTCTACCAGCAAGGCACGCCGCTGATTGCGCTGTGCGCCGCCGGTATCGTCATCCGCACCCTCGCGCCGCTCTTGCTCGAAAAAGGCGCGGAGCCGGCCGTGCTGGCCGTCGCCGAAGACGGCAGCGCCGTGGTGCCGCTACTGGGCGGCCTGGGCGGCGTGAATGTGATGGCGCGGGAGATTGCCGCCGCGTTGGGCGTGGCAGCGGCGATCACCACCAGTGGCGAGTTGCGGTTCGGCACCTGCCTGCTCAACCCGCCCACGGGCTATGCGTTGGCGGACCTGGAGCTGGGCAAGCGCTTTGTCTCGGACCTGCTGGCCGGTGAAAGCGTGCGCATCGAAGGCGCGGCGCCCTGGCTGGAGCAGGCCAATTTGCCGCAGGATCCGCAGGCACGCCTGGCGATTCATGTGGGCAGTGCCGAGCGTACGCCTGCCGCCAACGAATTGCTGATCTACCCGAAGACGGTGTGCGTCACCTGCAAGCCCGGTGCGCACCTGGCGGCACGTGTGCGCACGGCCTTGCAGGAGGCGGGCGTTGCCGTGCAAGCGCTGGCGTGCCTGCTGGCGAGCGACACGCAGATGGCCGAAGCCTCGTTGCATGAGGCCGCGTCGGAGTTGGGTGTGCCGCTGCGGTTTGCCAAGCTTGAGCCGCACGCGGACATCACCCTCAGCGTGGCCGAGCAGCCGGTGGATGTGTCACAGGTAGGCCGCCCGCGTGGCCGTCTCGCCGTGATCGGCCTTGGCCCTGGCGCCGCTGACTTGATGGTGCCGGCCGTCAAGGCCGAGTTGGCGCGCTGCACCGATGTGCTGGGCTACGAAACCTACGTGCGCATGGCCGGGCCGTTCCGTGACGACCAGGTGCAGCATTGCACGGACAACCGCGAAGAAATGCAACGCGCACGTCACGCCTTCGAACTGGCCGCCCAAGGGCGCTCGGTGGTGGTGGTGTCGTCTGGCGACCCCGGTGTATTCGCCATGGCCGCTGCGGTGATCGAGGCGTTGCATGAGTCCAGTGACCCAGCCTGGCATCAGGTCGACCTGCAGATCCTGCCTGGCGTCTCGGCTTCCCTGGCCACCGCTGCCCAGGCGGGCGCGCCGCTGGGGCATGATTTCTGTGTGATGTCGCTGTCGGATAACCTCAAGCCCTGGTCGATCATCGAAAAGCGTCTGGAGCTCGCGTCCCAGGCCGACCTGGCGCTGGCGTTCTACAACCCGATTTCCCGTGCGCGCCCGTGGCAACTGGGGCGTGCGCTGGAGATCGTCGCGCAGCACCGCACGCCTGAAACACCGGTGGTACTGGGCCGTGATATCGGTCGCCCCGGCCAGACACTGCGCGTCACCACGCTGGGCCAGCTCACCCCGGACCAGGTGGATATGCGCACCATGGTGCTGGTCGGCTCGTCCACCACCTGCACCTTTGCGCGTGCCGGCGGCGGGGAGTGGGTGTACACACCGCGCTGGTACGGCGGTAAACCCGCCTCCTGA
- a CDS encoding MarC family protein: protein MLHVLFSVYLKMLVLYSPFFVLSCFISLTRGYSSKERRRLAWKVALATLVSSVLLYLFGRVIFSVFGITVDAFRIGAGSVLFISALGMAQGKSAVQTDNVQQDVTIVPLTIPLTVGPGTIGALLVMGVSQPHWDDKLTAILSIALASLTVGVVLYLSNRIERILGDQGLQIVSRLMGLFVCALAAQIIFTGVRGYLVT, encoded by the coding sequence ATGCTCCATGTGTTGTTCAGCGTTTACCTGAAGATGCTGGTGCTCTATAGCCCGTTCTTTGTGCTGTCCTGCTTTATCAGCCTGACCCGTGGTTATTCCAGCAAGGAGCGGCGGCGCCTGGCGTGGAAAGTCGCGCTGGCGACGCTGGTATCGAGCGTGCTGCTGTACCTGTTCGGTCGGGTGATTTTCAGTGTGTTCGGTATCACCGTGGATGCCTTCCGCATCGGTGCCGGCAGCGTGCTGTTTATCTCTGCCCTGGGCATGGCCCAAGGCAAGTCGGCGGTGCAGACCGATAACGTGCAGCAGGACGTGACCATCGTACCGCTGACCATCCCGCTGACGGTCGGCCCCGGCACCATCGGCGCGCTGCTGGTGATGGGGGTAAGCCAGCCCCACTGGGACGACAAGCTCACCGCCATCCTCAGCATCGCCCTGGCCAGCCTTACCGTGGGCGTGGTGCTGTACCTGTCCAATCGGATCGAACGCATTCTCGGCGACCAGGGCTTGCAGATTGTCAGCCGGTTGATGGGGTTGTTCGTGTGTGCCCTGGCCGCGCAAATTATCTTTACCGGGGTGCGCGGTTATCTGGTGACCTAG